The following are encoded together in the Glycine soja cultivar W05 chromosome 5, ASM419377v2, whole genome shotgun sequence genome:
- the LOC114412045 gene encoding argininosuccinate synthase, chloroplastic-like: MAQLKASPACSTRATAPSFHTTGHLYHHFWKAKPSSFKELGLRTSVGANKLQVIKAAARSDTEVVSETTKAGGLRGKLNKVVLAYSGGLDTSVIVPWLRENYGCEVVCFTADVGQGIKELEGLEQKAKASGACQLVVKDLKEEFVKDYIFPCLRAGAVYERKYLLGTSMARPVIAKAMVDVAKEVGADAVSHGCTGKGNDQVRFELTFFALNPKLNVVAPWREWDITGREDAIEYAKKHSIPVPVTKKSIYSRDRNLWHLSHEGDILEDPSNEPKKDMYMMSVDPEDAPDQAEYVEIGLESGLPVSVNGKSLSPASLLAELNEIGGRHGIGRIDMVENRLVGMKSRGVYETPGGTILFAAARELESLTLDRETIQVKDSLALKYAELVYAGRWFDPLRESMDAFMQKITETTTGSVTLKLYKGSVTVTSRTSPFSLYREDISSFESGQIYDQADAAGFIRLYGLPVRVRAMLEQGI, encoded by the exons ATGGCTCAGTTGAAAGCTTCCCCTGCGTGTTCAACCCGTGCCACTGCTCCCTCATTTCATACAACAG GGCACCTGTATCATCATTTCTGGAAGGCAAAACCTTCGTCATTCAAAGAG TTGGGGCTAAGAACAAGCGTTGGTGCCAATAAACTTCAAG TTATTAAAGCAGCTGCACGCAGTGATACAGAGGTAGTTTCTGAAACCACAAAGGCTGGTGGCCTACGTGGAAAATTGAATAAGGTGGTGTTGGCTTACAGTGGTGGCTTAGACACATCAGTCATTGTTCCATGGCTGAG AGAGAATTATGGTTGTGAAGTTGTTTGCTTCACTGCTGATGTTGGCCAA gGTATAAAGGAATTGGAAGGTTTAGAACAGAAAGCCAAAGCCAGTGGAGCCTGTCAATTAGTGGTAAAAGATTTGAAGGAGGAATTTGTCAAAGATTATATATTTCCTTGCCTGCGTGCTGGTGCAGTTTATGAGAGGAAGTATTTGCTTGGGACCTCAATGGCTCGCCCTGTAATTGCGAAG GCCATGGTTGATGTTGCCAAAGAAGTTGGAGCTGATGCCGTTTCCCATGGGTGTACAGGGAAAGGAAATGATCAG GTTCGATTTGAGCTCACTTTCTTTGCTCTAAACCCCAAGCTCAATGTTGTGGCTCCATGGAGGGAGTGGGATATTACAGGTAGAGAAGATGCTATTGAGTATGCTAAAAAGCATAGTATACCTGTTCCTGTGACAAAGAAATCCATATATAGCAGGGATAGGAATCTTTGGCACCTTAGCCATGAG GGAGATATTTTGGAAGACCCGAGTAATGAACCTAAAAAGGACATGTACATGATGTCTGTAGACCCAGAGGATGCTCCTGATCAAGCAGA ATATGTGGAAATTGGGTTAGAGTCAGGGCTTCCTGTTTCAGTCAATGGTAAGAGTCTTTCACCAGCGTCTTTACTTGCTGAGCTCAATGAGATTGGTGGAAGGCATGGAATTGGCCGGATCGACATGGTTGAGAATCGGCTTGTAGGTATGAAAAGCCGTGGAGTTTATGAAACTCCTGGGGGAACAATCCTGTTTGCTGCAGCACGTGAGTTGGAGTCATTGACACTTGATCGTGAAACAATACAAGTCAAAGATTCATTAGCCCTTAAATATGCAGAGTTAGTGTATGCTGGCAGATGGTTTGATCCGCTTCGGGAGTCCATGGATGCCTTTATGCAGAAGATCACAGAGACCACAACAGGTTCTGTGACTTTGAAATTGTACAAAGGTTCTGTTACTGTAACCAGTCGTACGAGTCCCTTTAGCTTGTATAGGGAAGACATTTCTTCATTTGAAAGTGGGCAGATATATGATCAAGCTGATGCTGCTGGGTTCATTCGGCTTTATGGTCTTCCAGTGAGGGTTCGAGCAATGCTTGAGCAGGGCATCTAA
- the LOC114413805 gene encoding protein ROOT INITIATION DEFECTIVE 3-like: MTVVEEREAVLACSDKNMKIGATMWDLETGEKLFHIPTCASPPFGFLCLRNRFLVASQSNKLGSVGDGAIAIWSFNKPQQPLLNYTVEAIGPLSCTNDGIYLVGGALSGKAYLWDVTNGKLLKTWKAHNKSLNCMLFSDDNSLLFSSSSDGMICVWPMISLLDVEDTRSSPPPLHCFLGHMSSITGLLTTPNSYLSRLVSSSLDGTCKVWDFISGMLVQTHVYPFAITSITLHQREMLLFCGTEKGTIIVNKLDVGQEEGFSIVNESQQPLELKGHNGAITALTSTRACLISASEDCSICAWDIFSWKRIQRFSIQKGKVTNLVIVSRSSLLPTPNHRRVPNQYHVSQLEKYPQLVNSFKGTTTLLSLRPLYTGIQTDIDMESIGLLKQKISSSQKGDLPMAMTMQMKMEANVESRVLATNMAKHVMVINKQLQSKLLGMMQHRLFRTNNINLPKASRKKFKIQSLMQEEESHKP, encoded by the exons ATGACGGTGGTGGAAGAAAGAGAGGCAGTGTTGGCATGTAGTGACAAGAACATGAAGATAGGGGCGACGATGTGGGACTTGGAAACaggagaaaaattgtttcacatACCAACATGTGCCTCGCCACCTTTTGGCTTCTTGTGCTTGAGAAACCGTTTCCTTGTGGCGTCTCAATCAAACAAACTCGGGTCTGTTGGCGACGGAGCCATTGCAATTTGGTCTTTCAACAAG CCTCAACAACCACTTTTGAATTACACGGTGGAGGCTATTGGGCCACTTTCTTGTACAAATGATGGCATATACCTCGTGGGAGGAGCTTTGTCCGGAAAGGCATATCTTTGGGAT GTGACCAATGGAAAATTACTGAAGACTTGGAAGGCTCATAATAAATCTTTAAATTGCATGCTATTTTCAGATGAcaattctcttcttttttctagtTCATCTGATGGAATGATATGTGTTTGGCCCATGATTAG TCTATTAGATGTAGAAGATACAAGAAGCTCGCCACCTCCATTGCATTGTTTTTTAGGGCACATGTCTTCCATAACTGGGCTTTTAACTACACCAAATAGTTACTTATCAAGATTAGTATCAAGCTCCCTTGATGGCACATGCAAG GTTTGGGATTTTATCTCTGGAATGCTTGTGCAAACTCACGTTTATCCTTTTGCAATAACTTCCATCACCCTTCACCAAAGGGAAATGCTCTTATTTTGCGGAACAGAAAAGGGAACAATAATTGTTAACAAGCTTGATGTTGGTCAGGAAGAAGGTTTTTCCATTGTCAATGAAAGCCAACAACCACTTGAATTGAAAGGACacaa TGGAGCCATTACTGCCTTAACCTCTACTCGAGCATGCTTAATATCTGCCTCAGAAGATTGTTCTATCTGTGCTTGGGATATCTTTAGTTGGAAAAGGATTCAAAGGTTCAGTATTCAAAAAG GGAAAGTAACTAATCTTGTGATAGTTTCACGGTCCTCGTTGCTCCCTACACCAAACCACCGAAGAGTCCCCAATCAGTATCATGTTTCTCAGCTTGAAAAGTATCCCCAGCTAGTCAACTCATTTAAGGGAACTACCACTCTTCTTTCCTTACGTCCACTCTACACAGGAATTCAAACCGACATTGATATGGAAAGTATTGGTTTATTGAAACAAAAGATTTCTAGTTCacag AAAGGAGATCTGCCTATGGCCATgacaatgcaaatgaaaatggaAGCAAATGTAGAGAGTCGAGTATTGGCGACAAACATGGCAAAGCATGTTATGGTGATAAACAAACAATTGCAGTCAAAATTATTGGGTATGATGCAACACAGATTGTTTCGTACAAACAACATTAACTTGCCAAAAGCTAGTagaaaaaagttcaaaattcaaagtctaatgCAGGAAGAGGAAAGTCATAAACCTtag
- the LOC114412044 gene encoding nucleolar protein 56-like, whose translation MALFLLYESASGYSLFEVHGVDEIGQNTEAVRNSVSDLNRFGKVVKLRSFNPFTSALDALKQCNAVSEGILTDELRTVLETNLPKVKEGKKSKFSLGVSDPKIGSQISEVTKIPCQSNEFVSELLRGVRFHFDTFVGDLKSGDLEKAQLGLGHSYSRAKVKFNVNRVDNMVIQAIFLLDTLDKDINSFSMRVREWYSWHFPELVKIVNDNYLYAKVAKFIEDKAKLAEDTIPGLTDIVGDEDKAKEIVEAAKASMGQDLSPVDLINVHQFAQRVMDLSEYRKNLYDYLVAKMNDIAPNLATLIGEVVGARLISHAGSLTNLAKCPSSTLQILGAEKALFRALKTRGNTPKYGLIFHSSFIGRASAKNKGRMARYLANKCSIASRIDCFAERGTTVFGEKLREQVEERLDFYDKGVAPRKNIDVMQAAIESAENKDTEMETEAPAEVSGKKTKKKKQKAAAAEGDDMAVDTNGDAVEDHKSEKKKKKEKRKLEQEMEVDDQAEDDGANGVTSEQEGTVKKKKNKKDSNGEALEAGGESKKKKKKSKKKDTE comes from the exons ATGGCGCTGTTCCTTCTCTACGAATCCGCTTCGGGCTACAGCCTGTTCGAGGTTCACGGCGTCGATGAAATCGGCCAGAACACCGAAGCGGTTCGGAACTCCGTTTCGGACCTCAACAGGTTCGGCAAAGTCGTTAAGCTTCGCTCCTTCAACCCTTTCACTTCCGCTCTCGATGCTCTCAAACAGTGCAACGCCGTCTCCGAAG GCATATTAACTGATGAGCTGAGGACTGTCTTGGAGACCAACTTGCCTAAAGTGAAGGAAGGTAAGAAGTCCAAGTTCAGTTTAGGTGTGTCCGATCCTAAGATTGGTTCCCAGATATCTGAAGTGACTAAGATTCCTTGCCAAAGtaatgagtttgtgagtgaacTTCTTCGTGGTGTGCGATTCCATTTTGATACGTTTGTTGGTGATCTCAAG TCTGGAGATTTGGAAAAGGCACAACTTGGTCTGGGACATAGTTACAGCAGGGCAAAGGTGAAGTTTAATGTTAACCGTGTAGACAACATGGTTATTCAAGCTATCTTCCTTCTTGATACACTTGACAAGGATATTAATTCATTCTCCATGAGAGTCAG AGAGTGGTATTCTTGGCATTTTCCTGAGCTGGTGAAAATTGTAAATGATAATTATCTGTATGCCAAAGTTGCAAAATTTATTGAGGATAAGGCAAAGTTGGCTGAAGACACGATTCCAGGCTTAACTGACATAGTTGGAGATGAAGATAAAGCAAAGGAGATTGTGGAAGCTGCCAAAGCCTCCATGG GACAGGATTTGTCCCCAGTGGACTTAATCAATGTCCATCAATTTGCACAGAGGGTAATGGACCTATCTGAGTACAGAAAGAACTTATATGATTACCTGGTTGCTAAAATGAATGATATTGCACCAAATTTGGCCACTTTAATTGGTGAAGTTGTTGGTGCTCGTTTGATTTCCCATGCTGGTAGCCTCACAAATTTGGCAAAGTGCCCCTCTTCAACTCTTCAAATTCTTGGTGCGGAGAAGGCTTTGTTCAG GGCATTAAAAACAAGAGGAAACACTCCCAAATATGGTTTGATATTCCACTCTTCTTTTATTGGTCGGGCATCTGCCAAAAATAAGGGCAGAATGGCTCGATATCTTGCAAACAAATGCTCAATTGCATCACGGATTGACTGCTTTGCTG AAAGGGGTACTACTGTTTTTGGGGAGAAACTGCGTGAGCAAGTTGAGGAACGACTTGACTTTTATGAcaagggagttgcccctcgcaAGAACATAGATGTCATGCAGGCTGCTATTGAAAGTGCTGAAAACAAAG ATACAGAGATGGAAACAGAAGCACCTGCCGAAGTTTCAGGcaagaaaaccaaaaagaagaaacaaaaagctGCTGCTGCTGAAGGTGATGACATGGCTGTAGATACAAATGGTGATGCTGTGGAGGATCATAAatcagagaagaagaaaaagaaagaaaagaggaaatTGGAACAGGAGATGGAGGTCGACGATCAGGCTGAAGATGATGGTGCTAATGGGGTCACAAGTGAACAAGAAGGAAcagtgaaaaagaagaagaataaaaaggaTAGTAACGGAGAAGCTTTGGAGGCTGGTGGAGAgtctaagaagaagaaaaagaaatcaaaaaagaaGGATACGGAGTAA